One Enterobacter asburiae genomic window, CGGATCGATATGGAAATCGAAGCGCGATTTATCGATATACCAGCCCTGCTCGGTGGTGTCCGGCACCACGGGCTCGATGCGTTTTTGTACCAGCTCGGTTTCATGCCCGAGCGGCTCGCCTTCAAGATGGCGCTTGAGGCTGGCAACGTCCGTTTCGGTTGTGACCTGCGGCAGGTTGAGACGGTTCTCCGTCACGCGGATCGTGCGGATCCCCTCCGGCAGATCGTTCATAACGATCCGGTTGGCACGTTCGATCCCTTCGCGCGAGTCGCGGTATTTCACCTGCTCGCCGGTGACGTAAAGCGTATCGCCCTTGGTCTGAATCTTTGGATCCGCCAGACCGGCATTGTATTTCAACAGCGTCAGCTGGTTTGCCACCACGGAGTGCTGCAGAATCGCATCCTGCGGCTCCGGCTGGTATGCAGGTCGCGCGTTATCATTGTAGTGCGGCCGCATGTCGTTAAAGTTGGTGCGCAGCGTGAAGCCAAACATCACCGTATTGCCGCGCTCGTAGCTGAGGTTAACGTCGGCCCAGTCGGTGACGCGATAAATGGCGCCGACGTTAAACTTGCTCTTCTGCTCAATCTTCCCGGCGAAGTCCTGCGAGTAGTCATTCCCTTCATACTCCAGCTTCAGGCGTAATGGCTGCCAGGGCGTTTGATACTCCACCCCGCCAAACAGCGAGGCGGGGCCGTGGAACATCTGGTCACCGTTGATGGAACCGGCTTTTTTGTAGCTGTTATCGCGGTAGCAGTATTTATCGCTGTAGGAACAGAACGGGTTTTTCACGTTACCGCTGGTGCCCAGATAGCCCCATCCCAGGCCGAGCGAGAAGTCGAACGGGCCCCAGGCTTTGCTGGCCACAATGTATTCCGCATCAAACAGACCTGTACCACCGATATCTTTGGCACCCACGGACACCTGCGGCATCCAGTAGCTCTCTTCCCACAGGCGCAGCTTGACGTCGAAGGCTTTATCTTTGTAGGTCTGATCGCCGGAGAATGCCTCAACGCTGCTGTATTGTTTCGTACGCACGTCGGTATAGCGCAGCGTGGTTTCAAGCCACGGGAACAGCTGCACCGACGCCGAGTAGTAGCGATACTGGTCGTTATCACGGTAGTTAAGGCTAATTTCTCCTTCGCGCGCCATACGCGCGGTGGGCGTTTGCAGTAAACCGACGCCGCCGAAGTCTGACTGAGACGGGCCAATGGGTGCCGGATACGTTTCTGCATGGCAGGCGGCACTCACGCAGAGCGCCAGCATGCTGTAGAGATAGGTTTTTTTCATTATTCCGGTATCCGCTGAATCAGGGAGTGAAGGATATCGGCGTTAAGCCCGTCATACGCCTTCGTCCAGAAATGGTCGGCAAAACCGACAAAAATGATGCTGCCCGGCATAGGTTCGATATGCCGTTTATTCCAGTAAGCAACGGGGGCTTTTTGTGTGTGTCCGTCAGGGTAAACCACCCAGGCGTAGCTGTTATCGGCACCGCTCAGCAGGCTCTGCTCGTCGAGGTAGCTCGCCACGTCACGACCGGGCGTAAAGGGCTTTTTACCCGGGCTGCTGATAAGCCCCATCACGGTCACCGTCGTCGGCTTCACCGGCAGCCAGAGCGTATACTCCCCTTCAAGCGTGGGGTTGCCCTTTTCCGTGACGCGCACTTCATCTGGATCAAGATTCACTATCTGACGGCCCGTCACCTTCAGCGCCTGCAGCTGCTGGCGAACGCTGTTAATGGCCGCCGCGTCGTCGCCATCTTCCTGCTCCGCTAACCCCGTCAGCCTGGCCAGGAGCGCCTTGTGCTGTTGTTCCGCTTCAGCGGTCTTCTGCCGTTCAGCGATTACTGCCCCCGGCCACCAGCTGTTGGCGAGCCTTGGCTGTCCGACGAGATCGATCAGATGCTCGGCGTGGGTTAAGGTTTTGGGTTTTTCACTGTCCGGCGTGTAGACATTTACCGTCCCTGCGGACCATGCCAGCGGCGCGGCAAGGCTGGCGAGAAGCGCAACGTTGATGAGCGTTTTCATGATTTCGCCGCCTTGATCAGGGTGGTTTTCACCGGGAAGAATCCGGCACCGAGATACTGCAGGGACTGGCGGATCTGCCCTTCCTCGTCGATCCAGAAGCGGTTGTGCCAGGTGGCCTGGTCGGTGGTGACTTCTTCATCCAGCACGCGGACATGGGTTTCGTCGCTGCCGACTTTCACGCTGTCCGTACCGTCCCAGCGGAAGGTCGAGCGTGCCGTGGCGTAACGCACCTGCTTATGTTCGGTCCAGCCCATCGTGCGCGTCCAGCTTGCGCCGTCGGCGATCTGGTTCGGCTTGAGCAGCGGATCGGCAGCGATATTATTCACTTCCAGCAGGTTGTCGCCACCCAATAGGGTTTTCACGATACGGCCATGCTGCGTCACGATGGTGGCCTGATCCTGCGTCACCCATTTCTGCTGCCCGTTTTCATCGAAAGCGAGCACCACAAACAGCTGCGGGCCATCGTTAAGCTGCATGTACTGACTGGCATAGGGCATGTTTTGAAGTTCGTCATCGGTCAGATGTACGCCCGGTGTACCGAACATGCTTTCCCACAGTGAGTTTCCCAGCCCTTTAGTGGTGGCCGAGCACGCCTGCAGCAGCAGGCAAATCAGAATGATTGCAGGTCGCTTCACGACTCTTCTCCGAAGGGGCGAAATAACCACACCGAAGTGTGGTTATGATTAAAACACCCGCTATTACTGGGTGCTGGTTGTCGTGGTGGTCGTGGTTCCGGTATTGGAGCCATCACCGCCACCGGTTGCCGCCAGCGCGACACCCACGGCTGAACTTACGGTGCTGGCGCTGGCTGCGGTAGAACTACCCGCAGACGCAGACGTCGCAGCCGAACCTGCCGCTTCTCCGACCTGAACCGGAGCTGCATAAACAGATGTCGCCGCAAGCGCAGATATGGCAAAAATGCCATACAGTACTTTCTTCATAACAATTTCCCTTCAATGAATGAATGGAGATTTGCCCGAAAAGAATTTCAGGCGGAATCGAGTATACACAACTCCTGCCGTGGGTTTGCCGTAAGGGGAAATAGGGAGAGGGTTTTCGGACTAATGGTTAAAATGGAAATGAAAGACAAATAGCAGAAATATATAATAGATAAAATTCAATGAGTTATAATATATACATATTAATGAACTACTGCGTATTTTCTTAAAATAAACCTCAGCAATTAACGGGTTAAGCGCCTTTTTCGGATTAAACTCAGATCCAGAATTTGAGTTAACTAACAGACATCAGGAATTATCCGATAAAAAAATGCCGGCATTAAGCCGGCACGTTTTCATGACGTTTTAATTACGCTCGCCATGCTTTATAACGGTTGATCAAACCATTTGTCGAGCTGTCATGGCTGGCAATCGCTTTATCGTCACCCAGCTCTGGCAGAATACGGTTTGCCAGCTGTTTGCCCAGCTCAACGCCCCACTGGTCAAAGGTGAAGATGTTCAGGATGGCACCCTGCGTGAAGATCTTGTGCTCGTACAGGGCAATCAGCGCACCCAGGCTGAACGGCGTGATTTCACGCAACAGGATGGAGTTGGTTGGACGGTTGCCTTCGAACACTTTGAACGGCACAACGTGGTCCAGGGTTGCCGGATCTTTACCCTGGTCACGGTATTCCTGCTCAACCACCTCGCGGGATTTACCGAACGCCAGCGCTTCGGTCTGCGCAAAGAAGTTCGACAGCAGCTTCGGATGGTGGTCGGACAGCGGGTTATGGGTGATAGCCGGGGCGATGAAATCGCACGGTACCATTTTGGTGCCCTGGTGGATCAGCTGGTAGAAGGCATGCTGGCCGTTGGTGCCCGGCTCGCCCCAGATGATTGGGCCAGTCTGGTAATCCACCGCGTTGCCGTTACGGTCAACGTATTTACCGTTGGATTCCATGTTGCCCTGCTGGAAGTAGGCTGCAAAGCGGTGCATATACTGGTCGTACGGCAGGATCGCTTCGGTTTCAGCGCCGAAGAAGTTGTTGTACCAGATACCGATCAGCGCCAGCAGCACCGGCAGGTTTTTCTCTGGTGCGGTCGTGGAGAAGTGTTTATCCATCGCGTGCGCGCCGGAGAGCAGCTCAACGAAGTTGTCGAAGCCCACGGACAGGATGATGGACAGACCGATCGCAGACCACAGGGAGTAGCGGCCGCCAACCCAGTCCCAGAACTCGAACATATTCGCGGTATCAATGCCGAACTCGCTGACCGCTTTACCGTTGGTAGACAGCGCCGCGAAGTGTTTCGCCACGTGCTTGTTGTCGCCCGCGGTTTTCAGGAACCAGTCGCGCGCGCTGTGGGCGTTGGTCATGGTTTCCTGAGTGGTGAAGGTTTTGGAGGCAACCAGGAACAGGGTGGTTTCCGGGTTTACGTTCTTCAGCACTTCGGCGATGTGGGTACCATCGACGTTAGACACAAAGTGCATATTGAGGTGGTTTTTGTACGGGCGCAGCGCTTCGGTCACCATGAACGGACCGAGGTCAGAGCCGCCGATACCGATGTTAACCACGTCGGTGATCGCTTTGCCGGTGTAGCCTTTCCAGCTACCGGAGATGATCGCCTCGGAGAAGGCTTTCATCTTTTCCAGCACCGCGTTCACTTCCGGCATGACGTCTTTGCCGTCAACGATGATTGGCGTATTGCTACGGTTACGCAGGGCCACGTGAAGCACGGCACGGTCTTCGGTGCGGTTGATCTTCTCACCGGAGAACATGGATTTGATGGCGTCGGCAAGCTCAGTCTCTTTCGCCAGATCCTGCAGTTTTGCCAGCGTCTCTTCGGTAATGCGGTTTTTGGAGAAATCCACCAGCATCA contains:
- a CDS encoding YjbH domain-containing protein codes for the protein MKKTYLYSMLALCVSAACHAETYPAPIGPSQSDFGGVGLLQTPTARMAREGEISLNYRDNDQYRYYSASVQLFPWLETTLRYTDVRTKQYSSVEAFSGDQTYKDKAFDVKLRLWEESYWMPQVSVGAKDIGGTGLFDAEYIVASKAWGPFDFSLGLGWGYLGTSGNVKNPFCSYSDKYCYRDNSYKKAGSINGDQMFHGPASLFGGVEYQTPWQPLRLKLEYEGNDYSQDFAGKIEQKSKFNVGAIYRVTDWADVNLSYERGNTVMFGFTLRTNFNDMRPHYNDNARPAYQPEPQDAILQHSVVANQLTLLKYNAGLADPKIQTKGDTLYVTGEQVKYRDSREGIERANRIVMNDLPEGIRTIRVTENRLNLPQVTTETDVASLKRHLEGEPLGHETELVQKRIEPVVPDTTEQGWYIDKSRFDFHIDPVLNQSVGGPENFYMYQLGVMATADLWVTDHLLTTGSLFGNIANNYDKFNYTNPPKDSTLPRVRTRVREYVQNDAYVNNLQANYFQYFGNGFYGQVYGGYLETMYGGAGAEVLYRPVDSNWAFGVDANYVKQRDWRSAQDMMKFTDYSVKTGHLTAYWTPSFAPDVLVKASVGQYLAGDKGGTLDISKHFDSGVVVGGYATITNVSPDEYGEGDFTKGVYVSIPLDLFSSGPTRSRAAVGWTPLTRDGGQQLGRKFQLYDMTSDKNVNFR
- a CDS encoding capsule biosynthesis GfcC family protein, which encodes MKTLINVALLASLAAPLAWSAGTVNVYTPDSEKPKTLTHAEHLIDLVGQPRLANSWWPGAVIAERQKTAEAEQQHKALLARLTGLAEQEDGDDAAAINSVRQQLQALKVTGRQIVNLDPDEVRVTEKGNPTLEGEYTLWLPVKPTTVTVMGLISSPGKKPFTPGRDVASYLDEQSLLSGADNSYAWVVYPDGHTQKAPVAYWNKRHIEPMPGSIIFVGFADHFWTKAYDGLNADILHSLIQRIPE
- a CDS encoding YjbF family lipoprotein → MKRPAIILICLLLQACSATTKGLGNSLWESMFGTPGVHLTDDELQNMPYASQYMQLNDGPQLFVVLAFDENGQQKWVTQDQATIVTQHGRIVKTLLGGDNLLEVNNIAADPLLKPNQIADGASWTRTMGWTEHKQVRYATARSTFRWDGTDSVKVGSDETHVRVLDEEVTTDQATWHNRFWIDEEGQIRQSLQYLGAGFFPVKTTLIKAAKS
- the yjbE gene encoding exopolysaccharide production protein YjbE is translated as MKKVLYGIFAISALAATSVYAAPVQVGEAAGSAATSASAGSSTAASASTVSSAVGVALAATGGGDGSNTGTTTTTTTSTQ
- the pgi gene encoding glucose-6-phosphate isomerase, with the translated sequence MKNINPTQTAAWQALQKHFDEMKDVTIADLFAKDADRFAKFSATFDDLMLVDFSKNRITEETLAKLQDLAKETELADAIKSMFSGEKINRTEDRAVLHVALRNRSNTPIIVDGKDVMPEVNAVLEKMKAFSEAIISGSWKGYTGKAITDVVNIGIGGSDLGPFMVTEALRPYKNHLNMHFVSNVDGTHIAEVLKNVNPETTLFLVASKTFTTQETMTNAHSARDWFLKTAGDNKHVAKHFAALSTNGKAVSEFGIDTANMFEFWDWVGGRYSLWSAIGLSIILSVGFDNFVELLSGAHAMDKHFSTTAPEKNLPVLLALIGIWYNNFFGAETEAILPYDQYMHRFAAYFQQGNMESNGKYVDRNGNAVDYQTGPIIWGEPGTNGQHAFYQLIHQGTKMVPCDFIAPAITHNPLSDHHPKLLSNFFAQTEALAFGKSREVVEQEYRDQGKDPATLDHVVPFKVFEGNRPTNSILLREITPFSLGALIALYEHKIFTQGAILNIFTFDQWGVELGKQLANRILPELGDDKAIASHDSSTNGLINRYKAWRA